One segment of Pseudodesulfovibrio sp. 5S69 DNA contains the following:
- a CDS encoding DsrE/DsrF/DrsH-like family protein has translation MSDETKTDGMKQKHAFITSRGTLDGAMPALVMALNSVRLGNDATIFYTFMGIDVIRPGGIEKLKFYPEGAMGAIPGMPHLATNMMKKWMTEANIPDAAEMFEMAQLEGVKFVACHMTMSMMKLKQEDFVEGVEVWSAEEFIKYASQCDLCLFT, from the coding sequence ATGTCCGACGAAACGAAAACCGACGGGATGAAGCAGAAGCACGCCTTCATCACCTCCCGCGGAACCCTGGACGGTGCCATGCCCGCGCTGGTCATGGCGCTCAATTCGGTCCGGCTCGGCAACGACGCGACCATTTTCTACACCTTCATGGGTATTGACGTGATCCGGCCCGGCGGCATCGAGAAGTTGAAGTTCTACCCGGAGGGGGCCATGGGCGCCATCCCGGGCATGCCGCATCTGGCCACCAACATGATGAAGAAGTGGATGACCGAGGCCAACATCCCGGACGCTGCGGAGATGTTCGAGATGGCCCAGCTTGAGGGGGTAAAGTTCGTGGCCTGCCACATGACTATGTCGATGATGAAGCTCAAGCAGGAGGATTTCGTGGAAGGGGTGGAGGTCTGGTCCGCCGAGGAGTTCATCAAGTACGCGAGCCAGTGCGACTTGTGCCTGTTCACCTAG
- a CDS encoding YgdI/YgdR family lipoprotein, with protein MSALLRLLATCILILSLAGCMTTSYKITTTDGQTYIAKDNPVYDVGSDTYAFTDENGEQVTLGKQEIKLIKEQ; from the coding sequence ATGTCCGCATTGTTGAGGCTGCTCGCCACCTGCATCCTGATCCTGTCCCTGGCGGGATGCATGACCACCAGCTACAAGATCACCACCACGGACGGGCAGACATACATCGCCAAGGACAATCCCGTGTATGACGTGGGCTCCGACACCTATGCCTTCACCGACGAGAACGGCGAACAGGTGACCCTCGGTAAACAGGAAATCAAGCTCATCAAGGAACAGTAG
- a CDS encoding MarR family winged helix-turn-helix transcriptional regulator, producing MNKNTDTFIPKRDVSEFQHLVAAIFQCCQERLQYQSERFGLPDAELRCLMQFEGERYLTAKTLAYRLNVAKSRVTKLVSSLVKRKLLASRPDPADSRIKLLSLTPAGGLLLKEIGRFRFEVHRTVLEQFSDEQRGELLHALSLLSRHMKSVKDMMA from the coding sequence ACTTTTATACCAAAACGGGACGTGTCCGAGTTCCAGCATCTGGTGGCCGCCATCTTTCAGTGCTGCCAGGAACGGCTGCAATACCAGAGCGAACGGTTCGGCCTGCCTGACGCGGAACTGCGCTGCCTCATGCAATTCGAAGGGGAGCGTTACCTGACGGCCAAGACCCTGGCCTACCGCCTGAACGTGGCCAAGAGCCGGGTGACCAAGCTTGTCTCGTCCCTTGTCAAACGGAAGTTGCTGGCGTCCCGGCCCGATCCCGCGGATTCGCGCATCAAGCTCCTGTCCCTGACCCCGGCGGGCGGACTGCTGCTCAAGGAGATCGGTCGGTTCCGCTTCGAGGTGCACCGAACCGTGCTTGAGCAGTTCAGCGATGAACAGCGCGGGGAGTTGCTCCACGCCCTGTCCCTGCTCTCGCGACACATGAAGTCGGTCAAGGATATGATGGCGTAA